One Manduca sexta isolate Smith_Timp_Sample1 chromosome 28, JHU_Msex_v1.0, whole genome shotgun sequence DNA window includes the following coding sequences:
- the LOC115446373 gene encoding probable multidrug resistance-associated protein lethal(2)03659: MDPGYFDIEREQNPREKANIFSKFCYWYTVPIFVKGRKGQLSISDLYRCTPGHRAAPRGDTIGRKWKQDLLKKDKGKNPSLLRAIISIYGAKFLIGNIIFAFCDSFIKLAIPMCLEGLINYFSPAHGGVPVTHAYLYALGVVGFMVMSASIMHPMLLWLLDTAMKIRVACCSLIYRKLLRLDLTVGGKASEGLAGHVVNLLTTDAQRFDMACLFMVDLVRTPIESTIIVYLMYRQIGVATLIGVAFLLSFIPLQGYLSKISSKLRRQTAIRTDNRIRLMNEVIQSIEAIKMYAWETAFARIIGEARKKEMNVIKKSSWLRAVMISCVKLNTKVAILLSIVSYISFGNALTAAKVFVIFSYYDILKYTLVDFLPLAITFTLEAYVSIKRMQEFLLLPEVDDDGVDLVTIDDKTPVMNGVFEKIGNGQQAYIKSESNLERMKPPVLIAMKDYSAHWKNAEDSGQIAALSDINFTVKPESLTTIVGTVGSGKSTLLQAILREISPSSGHLQVDGVVAYAAQDPWLFEASVRQNILFGQEMDLRRYKQVIKCCQLKSDLDILSHGDKTIVGERGASLSGGQRARISLARCVYQIADVYLLDDPLAAVDAKVAQAIYEECIRGFLRDKATVLVTHHVQYARHSDNVCVMRHGRIVAQGTYNELKNGVAEFEKLIEMGEKVEEEKMKQKAASYENQEAIEHSYKLRSQRSMSEASQLSFNLDLDNNLDPKYEGENQNKGSVDNSVYMAYIRSGGNKWSMAMLFALFMLAQIFYSSTDIWLKEWVDLEEANGAAIIEKTNSTPAAPPPVVIFEELPTNRFHLTREQCLYIYGGLIGVCIFFTWNKLVVFYNTCIKASITLHDTMFRGVTNAPMWFFHHNPSGRILNRFSKDMGQVDTLLPIALVDCLGFFLEVIAILVVVCLVNWWLILPTGVVAALLMLLRALFLATSRDLKRIEAIARSQSLNHLSATVNGLTTIRSTRHHQRTLAREFDKLQDLHSSSWTLVLNTNRAFGLWMDMICCMYLALVTFSFFVFASEDTFGGKVGLAITQVIGLVGMCQYGMRQTAEVENQMTSVERILEYKNLPAESPVDVDEAALKKHRPGLDFDKWPAKGEIVFQDVSLEYERPPKRDGEPPKIEEPVYAIRGVNFTIRPAEKVAVVGRTGAGKSSLINALFQLSRTSGSITVDGVCAGWAGLRRWRARLCALPQRPALFAATLRDNLDPEHAYSDAQIFAALDQVELRDMVSNMPAGLSTKVGDGGGSLSAGQRQLVCLARAALAGSNVLILDEATANVDTETDKHIQQTIRRRFANATVLTIAHRLNTVMDYDRVIVMDKGRVVESGHPYELLTQTNALQNKAELPPRRALLSKSQAPLAIPENFPFDPTSGERLDEQNETLLLSSNRIRTYSNRSESYEQEGVGIFKTLVEQTGRETAAMLYQMAEESYKRMQERKKNT; this comes from the exons ATTAGCAATACCAATGTGTCTAGAAGGTCTGATAAACTACTTCTCGCCGGCGCACGGCGGGGTGCCGGTCACACACGCGTATCTTTACGCTCTCGGCGTCGTTGG CTTCATGGTAATGAGCGCCAGTATCATGCACCCGATGCTGCTGTGGCTTCTGGACACGGCGATGAAGATCAGGGTCGCATGCTGCTCACTCATCTATAGGAAG CTCCTCCGCTTGGATCTGACGGTGGGTGGCAAGGCGTCCGAGGGTCTCGCTGGCCACGTGGTGAACCTGCTCACGACCGACGCGCAGCGGTTCGACATGGCGTGCCTGTTTATGGTGGACCTCGTGCGCACGCCCATCGAGAGCACCATCATTGTGTACCTTATGTACAGGCAGATAGGGGTAGCCACGCTTATTGGAGTCGCTTTCCTGCTGTCTTTCATACCTCTGCAag GTTATCTAAGTAAAATATCGAGCAAGCTCCGCAGACAGACTGCCATAAGGACGGACAACCGTATCCGGCTGATGAACGAGGTCATACAGAGCATTGAGGCTATAAAGATGTACGCGTGGGAGACGGCGTTCGCAAGGATCATCGGCGAGGCTAGGAA AAAGGAAAtgaacgtaataaaaaaatcgtcatGGCTGCGAGCGGTGATGATATCGTGCGTGAAGCTGAACACCAAAGTGGCCATCCTGCTCAGCATCGTGAGCTACATATCCTTCGGGAACGCCCTCACCGCCGCCAAAGTGTTCGTCATATTCTCTTACTACGACATACTGAAGTATACCCTGGTCGACTTCCTTCCCCTGGCGATAACGTTCACGCTGGAGGCGTATGTGAGCATCAAGAGGATGCAGGAGTTCCTGCTGCTGCCCGAAGTGGATGATGACGGAGTGGACCTGGTGACCATTGATGATAAGACGCCGGTGATGAATGGTGTCTTCGAGAAGATCGGTAATGG GCAACAAGCGTACATAAAGTCGGAATCGAACCTGGAGCGCATGAAGCCGCCGGTCCTCATCGCCATGAAGGACTACAGCGCGCACTGGAAGAACGCCGAGGACAGCGGACAAATAGCCGCGCTCTCCGACATCAACTTTACT GTAAAACCAGAATCTCTAACAACAATAGTGGGCACGGTGGGGTCCGGCAAGTCCACACTCCTCCAGGCGATACTGCGCGAGATAtcgcccagcagtgggcatcTGCAGGTGGACGGCGTCGTGGCGTACGCGGCGCAGGACCCCTGGCTTTTCGAGGCTTCG GTACgtcaaaacatattatttggccAAGAGATGGACTTGCGCAGGTACAAGCAAGTAATCAAGTGCTGCCAACTGAAGAGCGACCTTGACATCCTGTCGCACGGTGATAAGACCATAGTGGGGGAAAGAG GCGCGTCCCTGTCTGGAGGTCAGAGGGCCAGGATATCGCTGGCTCGCTGCGTTTATCAGATCGCAGATGTGTATTTACTGGACGACCCCCTGGCTGCGGTCGATGCTAAG GTGGCGCAGGCGATCTACGAGGAGTGCATCCGCGGGTTCCTGCGCGACAAGGCCACCGTGCTCGTCACCCACCACGTGCAGTACGCGCGCCACAGCGACAACGTCTGCGTCATGCGCCACGGCCGG ATAGTAGCTCAAGGCACGTACAACGAGCTCAAGAATGGCGTGGCGGAGTTCGAGAAACTGATAGAGATGGGTGAGAAAGTGGAAGAAGAGAAGATGAAGCAGAaggccgcctcgtacgagaacCAGGAGGCTATT GAACACAGTTACAAACTGAGATCCCAAAGGTCCATGTCGGAGGCGTCGCAGCTCTCATTCAATCTAGATTTAGACAACAACTTGGACCCTAAATACGAAG GTGAGAATCAGAACAAAGGTTCGGTAGATAACAGCGTGTACATGGCGTACATCCGGAGCGGTGGCAACAAGTGGTCCATGGCCATGCTGTTCGCGCTGTTCATGTTGGCGCAGATATTCTACTCTTCCACCGACATCTGGCTGAAGGAATG GGTGGACCTCGAGGAAGCTAACGGAGCGGCAATCATAGAAAAAACTAACAGCACACCCGCAGCACCGCCGCCag TGGTGATATTCGAGGAGCTGCCGACGAACCGTTTCCACTTGACCCGCGAGCAATGTCTGTACATATACGGCGGGCTGATCGGCGTCTGTATATTCTTCACGTGGAACAAGCTGGTCGTGTTCTACAACACCTGCATCAAGGCCTCGATCACGCTGCACGACACCATGTTCAG GGGCGTGACGAACGCGCCGATGTGGTTCTTCCACCACAACCCGTCGGGGCGGATCCTCAACCGGTTCTCGAAGGACATGGGCCAGGTCGACACGCTGCTGCCCATCGCGCTGGTCGACTGTCTCGGG TTCTTTCTGGAGGTGATAGCGATCCTGGTGGTGGTGTGCCTGGTGAACTGGTGGCTGATCCTGCCGACGGGCGTGGTGGCGGCGCTGCTGATGCTGCTGCGAGCGCTATTCCTCGCCACCAGCAGGGACCTCAAACGGATAGAAGCTATAG CTCGCAGCCAGTCCTTGAACCATCTATCTGCGACGGTGAACGGTCTGACTACCATCAGGTCGACGCGCCACCACCAGCGCACGTTGGCGCGCGAGTTCGACAAGCTGCAGGACCTGCACAGCTCCTCGTGGACCCTCGTGCTGAACACTAACAG AGCGTTCGGTTTGTGGATGGACATGATATGCTGCATGTATTTAGCGCTGGTCACGTTCAGCTTTTTCGTCTTCGCCAGCGAAG ACACGTTCGGCGGTAAGGTGGGGCTGGCCATCACGCAGGTGATCGGGCTGGTGGGCATGTGCCAGTACGGCATGCGGCAGACCGCCGAGGTCGAGAACCAGATGACATCG GTGGAAAGAATATTGGAATATAAGAACCTGCCCGCGGAGTCTCCCGTCGACGTGGACGAGGCCGCTTTGAAGAAGCACCGTCCCGGACTTGACTTCGACAAGTGGCCCGCTAAAG GAGAGATAGTCTTCCAAGATGTGTCATTGGAATACGAGAGACCGCCCAAGAGAGATGGAGAGCCCCCGAAGATCGAGGAGCCTGTGTACGCCATCCGCGGAGTCAACTTCACCATCAGGCCGGCGGAGAAGGTCGCCGTGGTGGGCAGGACCGGCGCCGGCAAGAGTTCATTGATTAATGCCTTATTTCA GCTGAGCCGCACGTCGGGCTCGATCACGGTGGACGGCGTGTGCGCGGGGTGGGCGGGGCTGCGGCGCTGGCGCGCGCGGCTGTGCGCGCTGCCGCAGCGGCCCGCGCTGTTCGCCGCCACGCTGCGCGACAACCTCGACCCCGAGCACGCCTACTCCGACGCGCAGATATTCGCGGCTCTCGACCAG GTGGAGTTGCGCGACATGGTGAGCAACATGCCGGCGGGGCTGAGCACGAAGGTGGGCGACGGCGGCGGCAGCCTGTCGGCGGGGCAGCGCCAGCTCGTGTGCCTGGCGCGGGCGGCGCTGGCCGGCTCCAACGTGCTCATACTCGACGAGGCCACCGCCAACGTCGACACCGA GACGGACAAGCACATCCAGCAGACGATCCGGCGCCGGTTCGCGAACGCCACCGTCCTCACCATCGCGCATCGACTCAACACAGTTATGGACTACGACAGAGTCATCGTCATGGACAA ggGTCGTGTGGTGGAGTCAGGACATCCCTACGAGCTGCTGACGCAAACCAACGCGTTGCAGAACAAGGCAGAATTACCGCCGAGACGAGCTCTACTGTCTAAGAGCCAG GCGCCGCTAGCGATACCGGAGAACTTCCCGTTCGACCCAACGTCCGGCGAGCGGCTCGACGAACAGAACGAGACGCTGCTGCTGTCCAGCAACAGGATACGGACATACTCTAACAG ATCGGAATCGTACGAGCAAGAAGGCGTGGGTATATTCAAGACCCTGGTCGAGCAAACGGGTCGGGAGACCGCCGCCATGCTGTACCAGATGGCTGAAGaa aGTTACAAACGCATGCaggaaagaaaaaagaatacttaa